Proteins co-encoded in one Populus trichocarpa isolate Nisqually-1 chromosome 10, P.trichocarpa_v4.1, whole genome shotgun sequence genomic window:
- the LOC7490366 gene encoding protein DA1-related 2 isoform X7 has protein sequence MDDRSRTGKERGDAIALAMAEDWKQPSGCSRGTNDQDLARSLQDTLNSSSFPSYGTTQYCHRNLRLCSGCQRDIGYGNYLGCMGKFFHPECFCCRSCGYPITETEFSLSGNDPYHKSCFKELTHPKCEVCHQFIPTNAAGLIEYRCHPFWSQKYCPSHEHDNTARCCSCERLESRDARYYSLEDGRSLCLECMESAIMDTGDCQPLYHAIRDYYEGMNMKLDQQIPMLLVQRQALNEAIFGEKNGYHHMPETRGLCLSEEQTVASIQKRPRIGGHRLVGMRTEPRKLTRKCEVTAILVLYGLPRLLTGAILAHELMHGWLRLKGYRNLNPEVEEGICQVLSYMWLESELPGSKGMPSTSTSAASSSSSSSSSKKGEKSQVEKKLGDFFMHQIAHDATPAYGEGFRSANAAVSKYGLRRTLDHIRLTGNFPL, from the exons ATG GATGATCGTTCTAGAACTGGGAAGGAGCGGGGGGATGCCATTGCACTTGCTATGGCTGAAGATTGGAAGCAACCAAGTG GATGTAGTCGGGGAACAAATGATCAAGATCTAGCAAGATCGCTTCAGGATACCCTTAATTCATCTTCATTTCCTTCATATGGCACTACACAATATTGTCACAGGAATTTGAg GTTATGTAGCGGCTGCCAACGTGACATTGGCTATGGCAATTATTTGGGATGCATGGGAAAATTTTTTCATCCAGAGTGCTTTTGCTGTCGTTCTTGTGGTTACCCAATCACTGAGACCGAG TTTTCTTTGTCAGGGAATGATCCGTATCACAAGTCTTGTTTCAAAGAGTTAACTCATCCCAAATGTGAAGTCTGCCACCAATTt ATCCCTACAAACGCAGCTGGTTTGATTGAGTATAGGTGCCATCCATTTTGGTCCCAAAAGTATTGTCCATCACATGAGCATGACAACACAGCTCGATGCTGCAGTTGTGAACGTCTGGAG TCTAGGGATGCGAGATACTATTCTTTGGAAGATGGCCGCAGCTTGTGTTTAGAATGCATGGAATCGGCTATCATGGATACTGGTGATTGCCAACCCCTTTACCACGCCATCAGGGACTATTATGAAGGAATGAATATGAAACTGGACCAGCAAATTCCCATGCTTCTAGTTCAAAGACAGGCACTCAATGAAGCCATTTTTGGAGAGAAGAAT GGCTACCACCATATGCCCGAGACAAGGGGTCTATGTCTCTCAGAAGAGCAGACTGTCGCTAGT ATACAAAAGAGACCAAGAATTGGAGGCCACCGACTGGTAGGAATGAGAACTGAACCCCGAAAGCTGACTCGGAAATGTGAAGTTACAGCTATTCTTGTTCTTTATGGTCTTCCAAG ACTGCTAACGGGTGCTATTCTTGCTCACGAGTTGATGCATGGGTGGTTACGCCTCAAAG GATACCGCAATCTTAATCCTGAGGTAGAGGAAGGAATCTGTCAAGTGCTCTCATACATGTGGCTCGAATCAGAATTGCCCGGATCTAAAGGCATGCCATCCACATCCACATCAGCagcttcctcttcctcttcctcttcctcttcaaaGAAGGGCGAGAAGTCCcaagtagaaaaaaaactgGGTGATTTTTTCATGCATCAAATCGCCCATGATGCCACTCCAGCTTACGGGGAAGGATTCAGGTCTGCTAATGCTGCTGTCAGCAAGTATGGTTTACGTCGCACCCTGGACCACATACGCCTTACTGGCAATTTCCCATTATAA